A genomic window from Dechloromonas sp. A34 includes:
- a CDS encoding response regulator transcription factor: MPVDRSVSDIVLIVDDVPENLSLLHDALDEAGHTVLVATNGESALQRARQSLPDVILLDAVMPGMDGFEVARRLKADFATQQIPIVFMTGLTETEHVVAAFSAGGADYVTKPIRPPEVLARIAAHIQNARQMKQARTALDAFGQATVAVRARDGRLVWQTPLARKLLNDYFANPEEVAPEELLNWIADAHRARRDGREPHSLLLADGSRRLLASFHDQTADDEWLVVLREENDASAIESLIAAFRLTQREAEVLYWVVQGKTSNDIGDILGNSPRTVNKHLEHVFEKLGVETRTAAANLALGKMRGG, encoded by the coding sequence ATGCCCGTTGATAGAAGCGTTTCAGACATCGTCCTGATCGTCGACGATGTCCCGGAAAACCTTTCCCTGCTCCACGACGCGCTCGATGAAGCCGGCCACACCGTGCTCGTCGCCACCAACGGCGAATCGGCGCTGCAACGTGCCCGCCAGAGCCTGCCCGACGTCATCCTGCTCGACGCCGTGATGCCGGGCATGGATGGCTTCGAGGTCGCCCGCCGCTTGAAGGCCGATTTCGCCACGCAGCAGATCCCTATCGTCTTCATGACCGGGCTGACCGAGACCGAACACGTCGTTGCCGCCTTCAGCGCCGGCGGCGCCGACTACGTCACCAAGCCAATCCGCCCGCCGGAAGTCCTCGCCCGCATCGCCGCCCATATCCAGAACGCCCGCCAGATGAAGCAGGCGCGCACCGCGCTCGACGCATTCGGCCAGGCCACGGTCGCCGTCCGCGCCCGCGACGGCCGGCTGGTCTGGCAGACGCCGTTGGCCCGCAAACTGCTCAACGACTATTTCGCCAACCCGGAAGAAGTGGCGCCGGAAGAACTGCTGAACTGGATCGCCGACGCTCACCGCGCCCGCCGCGATGGGCGCGAGCCGCACTCATTGCTGCTCGCCGATGGCAGCCGCCGCCTGCTCGCCTCTTTCCATGACCAGACGGCCGACGATGAATGGCTGGTCGTGCTGCGCGAGGAAAACGACGCCTCGGCCATCGAATCGCTGATCGCCGCCTTCCGCCTCACCCAGCGCGAAGCCGAAGTGCTCTATTGGGTGGTCCAGGGCAAGACCAGCAACGATATCGGCGATATCCTCGGCAACAGTCCGCGTACCGTAAACAAGCACCTGGAGCACGTTTTCGAGAAGCTCGGGGTGGAAACCCGCACCGCCGCCGCCAACCTGGCGCTGGGCAAGATGCGCGGCGGCTAG
- a CDS encoding J domain-containing protein — MKDNDYYGILGIAPGATATEIRQAYRRLAHRCHPDVADDPDGEPKFKAASEAYRTLKCPEARAAYDRLSVFGTDRGASPPINGSFDFWFVVLQGPAWMWFWMGT, encoded by the coding sequence ATGAAAGACAACGACTACTACGGCATTCTGGGTATCGCTCCCGGCGCCACTGCCACAGAAATCAGGCAGGCTTATCGCCGCCTTGCCCATCGCTGTCATCCCGATGTCGCCGACGATCCCGATGGCGAGCCGAAATTCAAGGCGGCGAGTGAAGCCTATCGGACGCTGAAATGCCCCGAGGCACGGGCCGCCTATGATCGCCTGTCAGTGTTCGGGACGGATCGTGGTGCATCCCCGCCAATCAACGGTTCTTTCGACTTCTGGTTCGTCGTGCTCCAGGGGCCCGCCTGGATGTGGTTCTGGATGGGGACCTGA
- a CDS encoding alternative oxidase, whose protein sequence is MAYALVRFLRFFADTFFARRYGHRAVVLETVAAVPGMVGGSLQHLRALRRMESDDGWIRTLLDEAENERMHLMTFLQIARPTRLERLLVVLVQGAFYNFFFVLYLISPRTAHRLVGYLEEEAVYSYTEYLAGVDNDTYANVPAPAIAIKYWQLAPDARLREVIIAVRADEAHHRDVNHQFADALSTG, encoded by the coding sequence ATGGCCTATGCCTTGGTCCGCTTTCTGCGCTTCTTTGCCGACACTTTCTTCGCTCGCCGCTATGGCCATCGCGCAGTGGTCCTTGAGACGGTAGCCGCAGTGCCGGGCATGGTAGGCGGTTCGCTGCAACATCTGCGGGCCCTGCGGCGCATGGAAAGCGACGACGGCTGGATCCGCACCCTGCTCGACGAAGCCGAGAACGAACGCATGCATTTGATGACCTTTCTGCAGATTGCCCGACCAACCCGCTTGGAACGGCTACTGGTCGTGCTTGTGCAGGGCGCTTTCTACAACTTCTTCTTTGTTCTGTATCTGATTTCGCCGCGGACCGCGCATCGTCTGGTCGGCTATCTGGAGGAAGAAGCGGTTTACAGTTACACCGAGTATCTGGCGGGAGTGGACAACGACACCTACGCCAACGTCCCAGCCCCGGCGATCGCCATCAAATACTGGCAGCTTGCCCCCGACGCGCGCCTGCGCGAAGTCATCATCGCCGTCCGCGCCGACGAGGCGCATCACCGCGATGTCAATCACCAGTTTGCCGACGCGTTGTCGACGGGATAG
- a CDS encoding diguanylate cyclase domain-containing protein, producing the protein MTTSNTQNQMDLRHQAKERVAQQGLPMTTIDTDPQKLLLELQVHQIELSMQNEELRRTQENLEASKVIYFELYNLAPVGYCTLSETGRILQANQTAATLLGVAPQDLIEHPIRSFILKEEQDTFHCHTQELFATGELHSCDLRMVKADGTTFWVHLRSIGALDAEGKRLCRTAFIDITERKRAEEALREQKEFFHLIAENLSDFIAVLDVEGRRLYNSPSYEQFFGAPEDLRNTDSFAEIHSDDREYVRQVFYETVRTGQGQRIEFRFQMADGSVRDMESHGSVIKDKDGRVVRIVVVSHDITERKRLQEQVRQMAFHDVLTMLPNRRLFCDRLSQAIAASSRSNLFGALMFLDLDNFKVLNDTYGHDVGDLLLIEVADRLKRCVREMDTVARLGGDEFVVMLSQLDLENAESSAQAGTIAEKLRVALEQPFLLAVTDAANVQTTIEHRCTSSIGVTLFDQHEASPASALKRADLAMYLAKTAGGNQVRFFDAGDECGK; encoded by the coding sequence ATGACAACCAGTAATACCCAGAATCAGATGGATCTGCGCCATCAGGCAAAGGAACGCGTTGCCCAACAAGGTTTGCCAATGACGACGATCGATACCGACCCGCAAAAGTTGCTCCTCGAACTGCAGGTCCATCAGATCGAACTCAGCATGCAGAACGAAGAACTGCGCCGGACGCAAGAAAACCTGGAGGCGTCGAAGGTCATCTACTTCGAACTCTACAATCTGGCGCCGGTCGGTTACTGCACGCTGAGCGAGACCGGACGAATTTTGCAAGCCAACCAGACAGCGGCCACCTTGCTCGGCGTCGCCCCGCAGGATCTGATCGAGCATCCGATCCGCAGCTTCATCCTCAAGGAGGAGCAAGACACCTTCCATTGCCACACCCAGGAGCTATTCGCCACCGGTGAGCTGCATAGCTGCGATCTGCGCATGGTGAAAGCAGACGGCACGACATTCTGGGTCCATCTGCGTTCGATCGGCGCCCTGGATGCAGAAGGCAAGCGCTTGTGCCGCACCGCATTCATCGACATTACCGAGCGCAAGCGCGCGGAAGAGGCCCTACGCGAGCAGAAGGAGTTCTTCCATCTGATTGCGGAAAACCTGTCGGACTTCATCGCGGTGTTGGACGTCGAGGGTCGGCGTCTCTACAACAGCCCGTCATACGAGCAGTTTTTCGGCGCACCCGAAGATCTGCGCAACACTGACTCCTTCGCCGAGATCCACTCGGACGACCGGGAGTACGTCAGGCAGGTTTTTTACGAAACGGTCCGCACCGGCCAGGGGCAGCGGATCGAATTCCGCTTCCAGATGGCCGACGGCAGCGTCCGCGACATGGAATCGCATGGCAGCGTGATCAAGGACAAGGACGGGCGAGTGGTGCGCATCGTCGTCGTCTCGCACGACATCACCGAACGCAAGCGGTTGCAGGAACAGGTTCGGCAAATGGCCTTCCATGATGTCCTGACCATGCTGCCCAACCGGCGCCTGTTCTGCGACCGCTTGAGTCAGGCGATCGCCGCCAGTTCGCGCAGCAACCTGTTCGGCGCCCTGATGTTTCTCGACCTGGACAATTTCAAGGTGCTCAACGACACCTACGGCCACGACGTCGGCGATTTACTTTTGATCGAAGTGGCGGACCGGCTGAAACGGTGCGTGCGCGAGATGGACACCGTGGCCCGCCTGGGTGGCGACGAGTTTGTCGTCATGCTCAGCCAGCTCGACCTGGAAAATGCGGAATCCAGCGCCCAGGCGGGGACCATTGCCGAAAAGCTGCGGGTCGCCCTCGAGCAACCCTTTCTACTCGCCGTCACCGACGCCGCGAATGTACAAACCACAATTGAGCATCGGTGCACGTCAAGCATCGGCGTGACCTTGTTCGACCAGCATGAAGCAAGCCCGGCGAGTGCGCTGAAGCGGGCCGACTTGGCGATGTATCTGGCCAAGACGGCGGGCGGCAACCAGGTTCGGTTTTTTGACGCTGGGGATGAATGCGGCAAATGA
- the phaP gene encoding TIGR01841 family phasin (Members of this family are phasins (small proteins associated with inclusions such as PHA granules). Note that several different families of phasins have been named PhaP despite very little sequence similarity to each other.) has protein sequence MVSAERFTELNLSTIRDALDEGMSVTRQRPAAGSKSGFEFPQATSLQPMIDKSMAYSRSAYEILAETQQEVLKLLTTQMGVFSDNFKLPTDWNGSFDMFNNGVKQFTTAANQNLSATTEAARKSAEAVLKVSKAA, from the coding sequence ATGGTGAGCGCCGAACGCTTCACCGAACTCAATCTGTCCACTATTCGCGACGCCCTCGACGAAGGCATGTCGGTCACCAGGCAGCGCCCGGCTGCCGGCAGCAAATCGGGGTTCGAGTTTCCTCAGGCCACCTCCCTGCAGCCGATGATCGACAAGTCGATGGCTTACTCGCGCAGTGCCTACGAAATTCTTGCAGAAACCCAACAGGAAGTTCTCAAACTGCTGACCACCCAAATGGGCGTCTTCAGTGACAACTTCAAGCTCCCGACCGACTGGAATGGGTCGTTCGACATGTTCAACAATGGCGTCAAACAATTCACGACGGCGGCCAATCAGAACTTGTCGGCCACCACGGAAGCCGCCAGAAAATCTGCTGAGGCCGTGCTGAAGGTAAGCAAGGCGGCTTAA
- the ovoA gene encoding 5-histidylcysteine sulfoxide synthase encodes MATPSFPRTPQLTGHDAEGKRAEILDYFHATFDRYEQLFEVLSGDEAYFVKPIALRHPLIFYFGHTATFFINKLVLAGLIDQRINPGFESMFAIGVDEMSWDDLSEARYDWPSVEQVGAYRREVRATVDRLIRTLPLSLPIGWEHPWWVIVMGIEHERIHLETSSVLIRQHQLKYVKPHPAWEPCRRSGPAPANELVAIPTGAVHLGRERSATAVYGWDNEFGSHQAAVAAFQASRYLVSNREFLAFVESGGYADEALWSEEGAAWKNFAQAEHPTFWIADGAGWRLRLMLEEVAMPWDWPVETNFHEAKAFCNWRTRLTGLPVRLPSEDEWQALRAFAGVGELSADETAANLQLDHWASSCPVGEFAHGPLFDVIGNVWQWTETPIYPFASFEVHPLYDDFTTPTYDDRHNLLKGGAWVSCGNEALPASRYAFRRHFFQHAGFRYVVGEAPAAVQTSHYETDRLLSEYAEFHYGDSYFEVPNFPRALAQLAITAMGDKPAATALDLGCATGRASFELARHFERVTGIDFSARFIGLGTQLAEQGSLRYTLVEEGELVAYKERTLAELELAEVADKVEFYQGDACNLKPHFTGYDLILAANLIDRLYSPAKFLGEVHERLNSGGLLLIASPYTWLAEHTKREEWIGGFKQAGENFTTLDGLKAILGRHFRLVRGPLSVPFVIRETKRKFQHTLSEVSIWERVAG; translated from the coding sequence ATGGCCACACCTAGTTTCCCCAGAACGCCCCAGCTCACCGGGCATGATGCCGAAGGCAAGCGCGCCGAAATCCTCGACTATTTCCACGCCACCTTCGACCGTTACGAGCAGCTGTTCGAAGTGCTGAGCGGCGACGAGGCCTACTTCGTCAAGCCGATCGCCCTGCGCCATCCGCTGATCTTCTATTTCGGCCACACCGCGACCTTCTTCATCAACAAGCTGGTGCTCGCCGGTCTGATCGACCAGCGCATCAATCCCGGCTTCGAGTCCATGTTCGCAATCGGGGTCGACGAAATGAGCTGGGACGATCTCAGCGAGGCGCGCTACGACTGGCCGAGCGTCGAGCAGGTCGGCGCCTATCGCCGCGAAGTGCGGGCCACCGTCGACCGCCTGATCCGCACGCTGCCGCTGAGCCTGCCGATCGGCTGGGAACATCCGTGGTGGGTGATAGTGATGGGCATCGAGCACGAGCGCATCCATCTCGAAACCTCGTCGGTGCTGATCCGCCAGCACCAGTTGAAATACGTCAAGCCGCACCCGGCCTGGGAACCCTGCCGACGCAGCGGCCCGGCCCCGGCCAACGAACTGGTCGCCATTCCGACCGGCGCCGTGCATCTCGGCCGTGAGCGCAGCGCAACGGCCGTCTACGGCTGGGACAACGAATTTGGCAGCCACCAGGCGGCGGTCGCCGCTTTCCAGGCCAGTCGCTACCTGGTTTCCAACCGCGAATTCCTTGCCTTCGTCGAGTCCGGCGGCTATGCCGACGAGGCGCTGTGGTCGGAGGAGGGGGCGGCCTGGAAGAACTTTGCCCAGGCCGAACACCCGACCTTCTGGATAGCGGACGGCGCCGGCTGGCGTCTGCGCCTGATGCTCGAAGAAGTCGCGATGCCCTGGGACTGGCCGGTGGAAACCAATTTTCACGAGGCCAAGGCCTTCTGCAACTGGCGGACCCGTCTGACCGGGCTGCCGGTGCGCCTGCCCAGCGAAGATGAATGGCAAGCCCTGCGCGCCTTCGCCGGAGTCGGCGAGCTGTCGGCCGACGAAACGGCAGCCAACCTGCAACTCGATCACTGGGCCTCGTCCTGCCCGGTCGGCGAATTCGCCCATGGCCCGCTGTTCGACGTGATCGGCAATGTCTGGCAGTGGACCGAGACGCCGATCTATCCCTTCGCCAGCTTCGAAGTGCATCCGCTCTACGACGACTTCACGACGCCAACCTACGACGACCGCCACAACCTGCTCAAGGGTGGGGCATGGGTGTCCTGCGGCAACGAGGCGCTGCCCGCTTCGCGCTATGCCTTCCGTCGTCATTTCTTCCAGCATGCCGGTTTCCGCTATGTCGTCGGCGAGGCGCCGGCCGCTGTGCAGACCTCACATTACGAAACCGATCGCCTGCTTTCCGAATACGCCGAATTTCACTACGGTGACAGCTATTTCGAGGTGCCCAATTTCCCGCGTGCCCTGGCCCAACTGGCCATCACAGCGATGGGCGACAAGCCGGCCGCCACGGCCCTCGATCTCGGCTGTGCCACCGGCCGCGCCAGCTTCGAGCTGGCCCGGCATTTCGAGCGCGTCACCGGTATCGACTTCTCGGCCCGCTTCATCGGCCTCGGGACGCAACTGGCCGAGCAAGGTAGCCTGCGCTACACCTTGGTCGAGGAAGGCGAACTGGTCGCCTACAAGGAACGCACCCTGGCCGAGCTCGAACTGGCCGAGGTGGCCGACAAGGTTGAGTTCTACCAGGGCGATGCCTGCAACCTGAAGCCGCATTTCACCGGCTACGACCTGATCCTGGCCGCCAACCTGATCGACCGCCTGTACAGCCCGGCCAAGTTCCTCGGCGAGGTACATGAGCGCCTGAATTCCGGCGGCCTGCTGCTGATCGCCTCGCCCTACACCTGGCTGGCCGAACACACCAAGCGCGAGGAATGGATTGGCGGTTTCAAGCAGGCCGGCGAGAACTTCACCACGCTCGATGGCCTCAAGGCCATCCTCGGCCGGCACTTCCGGCTGGTTCGCGGACCGCTGTCGGTGCCCTTCGTGATTCGCGAGACCAAGCGCAAGTTCCAGCACACGCTGTCTGAAGTCAGCATCTGGGAGCGGGTTGCCGGGTAA